The genomic DNA TGATCGGCCTGCTGATCGCCATGGTCATCAACATCTTCCTGGCGTCTTCGGCGCTTGCCTTCGCCATCTCGGCGATCGGCGTGCTGGTGTTCGCGGGCCTGACCGCCTACGACACGCAGAAGATCAAGGAGATGTATTTCGAGGGTGATGTCGCGGACGTTGCCGGCCGCAAGGCGATCATGGGCGCCCTGCAGCTCTATCTCGACTTCATCAACCTGTTCATGTTCCTGCTGCAGTTCATGGGCGACCGCCGCTAAGACGGGCTCACGGTCCGGCTGGACCATAGACTTCGGAAAGGGCGGCCCAACGGCCGCCCTTTCCTTTTGTGTGTTCCTCTGCTGTTATCGAGGCAGGAAAGTGATTTGCACAAATTATGAGCAGTATTTCAATCAGAGCCGCGACCGCGGCAGACCTCGACCGAATCACCGAAATCTATGCCGACGCGGTCTCTCACGGCACGGCGAGCTACGAACTGGAGCCGCCCAGCCGCGCCGAAATGGGCAATCGATTCGACAGCTTAGCGGCGGGCAGCTTTCCCTATCTCGCGGCGGAGAAGGATGGCTCGGTGCTCGGCTATGCCTATGCCGGACCGTTCCGGCCGCGGCCCGCCTATCGCTTTGTCGTCGAGGACTCGGTCTATGTCGCGCCCGAGGCCAAGGGGCAGGGTGTCGGCTTCCTGCTGATGCAGGCGCTGATCGAGGCGGCTCGCCTGGCCGGCTTTCGCCAGATCATCGCGGTGATCGGCGACGGCCATGCCGACAGCGCTTCCGTGCGGCTGCATGAGAAGCTTGGCTTCCGTCATTCCGGGCGCCTGGAAGGGTCGGGCTACAAGCACGGGCGCTGGCTGGACACGGTGTTCATGCAACTGCCGCTCAATGGCGGCGCAGAGCTGCCTCCGGATCCGGAGGCGCTGCCCGAGCGGAAATTCCGGGAGGGGCTCAAGGGGAACTGAAGAATTGAGGAATTGAGGAACTGAAGAACAAAAGAAGGCGACGGTTACACCGGGCGCGCCAAGCGCCTTATTCTTCAACTCGTCATTCCTCAGTTCTTCAATTCTTCAGTTCTTCAGTTCTTCAGTTCCTCAATTCCAGTTCTTCAATTCCCAACTCAGGCCTGCACCAGTTTCAGCTTGGGATCGAACACGCCGAGCACGCGGCCGAGTTCCTGGCCGCGCTTCAGGATGCGTCCGCCGGCGGCGATGACGGCGAAGGCGCCTTGCCGGCGCGCCAGCTTCGGGTCCTTGACGATCTGGAACAGCGGCACCTCGCTGGCGCGGCGGAAGACCGAAAACACAGCGCGATCAGAGAGATGATCGATCGCATAGTCGCGCCATTCGTTGGCCGCCACCATGCGTCCATAGAGCCTCAGGATCTGGTCGAGTTCGCGCCGGTCAAAGCGTACCGGCTGATCGAGGCGTTCGCGCCGCGCCTCGTGTAGCGGGATCAATATTCCGGATGCTTCCCCATCCTCCATCCCGCTGCTGTGATCGGTCATGCGTCAATCCTTCGATTGAATCGTGCGCCAGCCAAGGTTCGCGCTTTCGCGGTCGAATTGCAAGGGCCGGCGAAGCACGCGGAGCGTCGCGCGGTTTCCGAAAGGTCCAGTCACGTTTGCGAAACGTGTGTTGTCATTGGTGATGCTTCGCCACATTGTCGCCACAAATTATCCGCGCTCATGCCCCAATGTCCAACGAGTTTACCGGCGTTGCCTGAGACGGTTCGGTCCGGCACCGGCTCGTAAACCCCAAGCCCCCCGCCCACGGGTCAGCGTCGGATCGAACCAACCTCGGTTTTTCCTTGGAAAAATCAGGTGCGACGATCCCAAAACCTGAATGACCGGCGTCAGAAGCAAGCTGACGCCGGTTTTTTAATGGCTGGAGCGCCCCCTTCTCCCCTTGTGGGAGAAGGTGGATCGGCGCGCAGCGCCGAGACGGATGAGGGGTGCTCCAGGGAACGCCGACGTCTCACTCCGCTGGAACACCCCTCATCCGTCGCCTTCGGCGACACCTTCTCCCACAAGGGTGTTTGGACCGGGGACATCGCGAACAGGTGTGCGAAGACATCGCGAACAGTTTTGCGCGTTTTGCGCGAGGGGGTTCGGGATGCCATTCGAGGCCAGAAGCGTGATGAGCCAGAAAGAAGAGTTCGTGAGATTGGCGCTGGCGCCTGGCGCCAATGTGAGCGCGTTGTGCCGGCGCTTCGGCATTGGCCGGACCTGTGGCCACAAGTTGCTTTCGCGCTATCGGATGGAAGGGGCGGCCGGCCTGGCGGAGCAGTCTCGGCGACCACTGTCGAGCCCGGCACGCAGCGCGCCGGAGGTGGAGGCGGCAGCCGTTTCGGTGCGTGTGGCGCATCCAGCCTGGGGTGGGCGCAAGATCGCGCGGGTGCTTGCCCGCGAAGGCATCGGCACGCCGGCGGCCTCGACGGTCACCGGCATCCTGCGCCGCAACGGTATCGAGCTGGGGGCTTTGGGCGGCGGAGCCCAGCCTTTCATTCGCTTCGAGCATGCCGCCCCCAACCACCTGTGGCAGATGGACTTCAAGGGCCACGTTGCCTTGCGCGCCGGCCGGCTGCATCCGCTTACCGTGCTCGACGACCATTCGCGCTTCTCGATCGCGCTGTCGGCCTGCGCCGACCAGACCACCGAAACCGTAAAAGCCCGGCTGATCGCCGCCTTCCGTCGCTATGGCCTGCCGTGGCGCATCGCCACAGACAATGGTCCGCCTTGGGGCGATGGCGGCCGCAACGACTTCACCTTGCTCACCGTCTGGCTGATCGAGATTGGCATCGCCGTCAGCCACTCCAGGCCTTGCCATCCGCAGACGCTCGGCAAGGACGAGCGCTTCCATCGTTCGCTCAAGGCCGAGGCATTGCAGGGACCGCCCTTCGCCAATCTCGCCGAGGCTCAGGATGCATTCGACCAGTGGCGCCACGTCTACAACGCCCAGCGTCCCCACGATGCCTTGGGCGGCGGCGTGCCGCTCGATCGCTACCAGGCCTCGCCGCGCCAGTATCGCGAAACAGTCGAGCCGTTCGAATATGCCAAGGACGATCTCATCCGCCGCGTTCAGCAGCACGGCTTCGTCTCCATTCTCGGCCGAACCATACGCTTGTGCCGGGCCTTCGCCGGAAAGTCCGTCGCTTTCCGCCCCACCGCCACCGACGGCGTCTTCGACGCCTGGTTCAGACATCAGAAAATAGAAACCATCGACCTCAATGCCCTCGCCCGATAGCATGCAAAACTGTTCGCGATGTCTTCGCACACCTGTTCGCGATGTCCCCGGTCCAAACAAAGGGGAGAAGGGGGCAATCACGGCTTGCGGATGAAGGCGGCGCCGAGGATCGGGCCGGGCATGCCGTCCTTGCCGACGGACTGCAGCAGCACCGCGCAACCGCCCTTCTTGGCGATCTCGGTCATCGGCAATTCGTAACGCTGCGCCTTGCCGTGCCACATGCCGGCGGTCTGGATGTCGGAGACGGCGTTCCAGTAGGTCAGGCTGCGGCCGCTGTTCTCGCCCTGGCCGATCTTCACCATCTGCGGCGGATCGAAATAGACGATCACCACATGGGCGTCGCTCGGGCCGTTGCCGGCATCGCCGGCGTCGATCATGACGCGGTCGCTGGTGCGGCTCACCTTGATGCCGACCCGCATGCCCTCGCCCACCCTGTCCATCCGGGCCAACGCGCCGTCGACGTCCCTGCGGCTGGCGCCATTGACATGGCTGCGGCCGTTGATGACCGCCTGCGGCGTGTAGACGGAGCGGCTGCCGAAAGCGCGCATATAATCATACTGCCGGTCGGTGTTCTTCTTGTTGCTCAGCGTGTCCTGCCAGCCCAGATAGTCCCAGTAATTGACGTGGTAGGCGAGCGCGACGATGTTTTCCTTGGCGGCCAGCTCGGCGAAGAATTCATCGGCAGGCGGGCAGGAACTGCAGCCCTGGCTGGTGAACAGCTCAACCACGCCCAGCGGCTTTTCGGCCTGAACCTTATCGGCTTGAGGCTTCTCGGGCTCGCTTGCCAGCGCGGCGCCGACAAACGTTGAAAGGGCCAGCGCTATTGCCGCAAGCCGCAATGGTCCTCGAGATGCCATGACTGTTCCGATTCCCGCCGGTGACGCCGGCCTTGTTCTGATTGCTAAAATATGTGGCAGAACGGACAGTCAACGGGAAGTCACGTTGCGGTGAAATTTTGTCGCCGCGACCGCAGGTAAGGCGGCGGCAGGAGAGGCGGCTGCATTTTTCGACGCGGTTCGATTTCGAAGCCGCATCGCCGCCATGAGGTAAAGCCTGCTGATGCCGGACAATCTCTATTGCGAGCGAACCGGATCAGGACTTTCGGGTCGGCCGGCTAATGCTTGGTAGGCGGCGGTTTGATTAGGCAGTAGGCAGTAGGCAGGTAGGCAGTAGGGGGTCTTTCCCTACTGCCTAAGCCCTACTGCCTACTGCCTCGCTGCTAAGCAGCCAGATCGCGCAGCACGTATTGCAGGATGCCGCCGTTCTTGAAGTAGTCGAGCTCGTCCAGCGTATCGATGCGGCAGACGATCGGCAGGTTCTTCACGGTGCCGTCGCCGTAGGTGACCTTGGCGACCATCTTCTGGCGCGGCTTGATCGTGTCCAGCCCGTCGATCTCGACCAGCTCGTCGCCCTTGAGGTTGAGGGAAGCCCATGAGGTGCCTTCCTCGAAGACGAAGGGGATGACGCCCATGCCGACCAGGTTCGAGCGGTGGATACGTTCGAAGGACTGGGCGATGACCGCGCGGACACCAAGCAGGTTCGTTCCCTTGGCCGCCCAGTCGCGCGAGGAGCCGTTGCCGTATTCGACGCCGGCGAAGATGACCAGCGGCACGCCTTCCTTCCTGTATTCCATCGCGGCGTCGTAGATCGACATCTCCTCCTTCGAGGGATAGTGGATCGTGTAGCCGCCCTCGCGGCCGTTCTCGCCCAGCATGTGGTTGCGGATGCGGATGTTGGCGAAGGTGCCGCGCATCATCACCTCATGATTGCCGCGCCGCGTGCCGTACTGGTTGAAGTCGGCGACACCGACGCCGTGCTCGGTGAGGTACTTGCCGGCCGGCGATGCGGCCTTGATCGAACCGGCCGGCGAGATGTGGTCGGTGGTGATCTTGTCGCCGAACAGGCCGAGCACCCGCGCGCCCTTGATGTCGCCGATCTTGCCGAAGCTGCGGCCCATGCCGGCGAAATAAGGCGGGTTCTGCACATAGGTCGAATGATCGTCCCAGGCATAGGTCTGGCCTTCCGGCGCCTTGACCTTCTGCCAGTACGCGTCGCCCTTGAAGACATCGGCATATTTGCGGGCGAACAGTTCGCGCGTGACGTTCTTCTCGATGAACTCCTGGATCTCTGCCGAGGTCGGCCAGATGTCCTTGAGATAGACCGGCTTGCCGTCGCTGCCCTCGCCGAGCGGCTCGGTGGTGAGATCCTTGGTCACCGTGCCGGCCAGCGCATGCGCCACCACCAGCGGCGGCGAGGCGAGGTAGTTCGCCTGCACGTCGGGCGAGACGCGGCCTTCGAAGTTGCGGTTGCCGGAGAGCACCGCGGCAGCGATCAAACCTTTATCGTTGATGGTCTTGGAGATCGGGCCGGGCAGCGGGCCGGAATTGCCGATGCAGGTGGTGCAGCCGAAGCCGACCAGGTTGAAGCCGATCTGGTCGAGCTCCTTCTGCAGGCCAGACTTTTCAAGGTATTCGGCCACGACCTGGCTGCCGGGCGCCAGCGAGGTTTTCACCCACGGCTTCTGCTTCAGGCCGCGCCGGTTGGCGTTGCGCGCAAGCAGGCCGGCGCCGATCAGCACGCTCGGGTTCGAGGTGTTGGTGCAGGAAGTGATGGCGGCGATGACGACGTCGCCATGGCCGAGATCGTAGGAGGCGCCATCCACCGCATAGCGCTTGGAGATCTCGGCCGCCTTCTTGTATTCGGTCTCCATCGCCTTGGCGAAGCCGTCGGGAATGTCCTGCAGGGCGACGCGGCCCTCCGGGCGCTTCGGGCCGGCCATCGACGGCACGACATCGCCGAGGTCGAGCTCGAGCAGGTCGGTGAAGACCGGGTCGGCGGAACCCGCGTCGCGCCACATGCCCTGCGCCTTGGAATAGGCCTCGACCAGCGCGATACGGTTCTCCTCGCGGCCGGACATGGTGAGGTAGCGGATGGTCTCGCTGTCGACGGGGAAGAAGCCGCAGGTGGCGCCATATTCCGGCGCCATGTTGCCGATGGTGGCGCGGTCGGCCAGCGTCATGTTGGAAAGGCCGGGGCCGAAGAACTCGACGAACTTGCCGACGACGCCCTTCTTGCGCAGCATCTGGGTGACGGTGAGCACGAGGTCGGTGGCGGTGACGCCTTCCTTCAGCTTGCCGGTAAGGCGGAAGCCGATGACTTCCGGCAGGAGCATGGAGACCGGCTGGCCGAGCATCGCGGCCTCGGCCTCGATGCCGCCGACGCCCCAGCCGAGCACGCCGAGGCCGTTGATCATGGTGGTGTGCGAATCGGTGCCGACGCAGGTGTCGGGATAGGCGGTGGTCTCGCCGTCCTCGGCGTTGGTCCACACCACCTGTCCGAGATATTCAAGATTGACCTGGTGGCAGATGCCGGTGCCGGGCGGCACGACGCGGAAGTTGCGGAAGGCCTGCTGACCCCATTTCAGGAACTTGTAGCGCTCCTCGTTGCGCTCATATTCGAGCTCGACATTGCGGGCGAAGGCCATCGGCGTGCCGAACTCGTCGACGATGACGGAGTGGTCGATGACGAGGTCGACCGGCACCAGCGGATTGATCTTTTCCGGATCGCCGCCGAGCGCCTTGATGCCGTCGCGCATGGCCGCGAGATCGACCACCGCCGGGACGCCCGTAAAATCCTGCATCAGGACACGGGCCGGGCGATAGGCGATCTCGACGCCGGCGGTGCCTTTGTCGGTCAGCCATGCGGCGACTGCCTGGATGCTTTCCTTGGTGACGGAACGGCCGTCTTCGTTGCGGAGCAGGTTCTCCAGCAGCACCTTCATCGAATAGGGCAACTGGGCGATTCCGGTGAGGCCGTTCTTCTCGGCCTCGGTGAGGTCGAAGTAGACATAATCTGCGCCACCCGCGGTCAGGGTGCGGCGGCATTTGAAGCTGTCGAGGGATTTTGACACGTGCGATCCGTCCTTGTCTGTTCAGCCTGAAAGGGAACGGACGCCGATGGCAATCACGCGCAAAGGTGCGGGTACGGCCATTTCCGCTGTCCGCTCCCAAGCAACCCGAGCCGTTCAAGGCGGCGCGTGCGCTGGTTCGGCGCTAATTCTTCTCCCGCGCCGACCGCTGGCACGGATGAACCGCATATAGAGAATTTCCTGGAATAGTTCTAGACAGTCGAAAGACGAATTTGTGCGATGCGGCGGCGGCCGCGAAACGGTGCTTTCGGGACGGGCAAGGATGCGGCTGATCGCCGAAAATCTGGGCGGCGAGCGCGGCGGCGAGACGGTCTTTTCCGGCATCGGATTCGCGCTCGAAAAGGGCGAGGCGCTCGTCGTCACCGGGCCGAACGGCGCCGGCAAGTCGACGCTTCTGAGGGTCATCGCCGGCTTGCTGCCGGCAGCCGAGGGTTCGGTGCGGGTCGAGGCCGGCGGCGAAGCGTTTCCCACGGTCACTTCAGCCTCGCATTATCTCGGCCATCTCAACGCGATGAAGACGGCGCTCACGGTGGAAGAGAATCTGGGCTTCTGGCGCGCCTTCCAGGGTGAGCCGGCGATTGACGTGGAAGAGGCGCTGGAGACTGTCGGGCTCGGCGGCATCGGCCACCTGCCGTTCGGCTATCTCTCGACCGGGCAGCGACGGCGCGCGTCAATCGCCAAGCTTTTGGTCAGCCGGCGCCCGGTCTGGCTGCTCGATGAGCCGACGGCGGGGTTGGACAAGGCGTCGGAGGAGCGGTTTGCGGGGCTGATGAGGGGGCATCTGGAGGATGGAGGAATTGTGGTGGCGGCTACGCATCTGCCGCTGGGGCTGGAGGGGGCGAAGGGGTTGAGGATGGGGGAAGTTAGTTGATGTCGGCGCCAGGCACCCCCCTCTGCCCTGCCGGGCATCTCCCCCTCAAGGGGGGAGATCAGCAGATCGGACGCCCCGCCAGCCTTGCTACCCCGGAGATTGGCGAAGGTCGGGATGATATCCAATCTCCCCCCTTGAGGGGGAGATGGCCGGCAGGCCAGAGGGGGGTGCCTGGGCGAAGGCATCTCAAATCATGCTAGCCCTCTTCCTCCGAGACATCCGCCTGTCCATCCGCGCCGGCGGCGGGGCGCTGGTCGGCGTGATCTTCTTCCTGGCGGTGATCGCCACCATTCCGTTTGGCGTCGGGCCGGACCTCAACCTTTTGTCGCGCATCGGCCCCGCGATCCTGTGGATCGCCGCGCTGCTCGCCTGCCTGCTCGGGCTCGACCGGCTGTTCCAGGCCGACCGCGAGGACGGGTCGCTCGACCTGCTTGTGCTCAACTACGACCGCCAGATGCTGGCGCTGACGGTGCTGACCAAATGCGTGGCGCATTGGACAGGCAGCGTGCTGCCGCTGGTCATAGCCGCACCGCTGCTCGGCCTGTTCATGAACATGGAGCCGGTTGCGATCGGCGCCACGGCGCTGACGCTTCTCGTCGGCACGCCGGCCATCACCTTCATCGGCGCCGCCGGGGCGGCTGTGGCGGTTGCGCTGCCGCGCGGCGGATTGCTGATCTCCGTGCTGGTGCTGCCGCTCACCATTCCGGTGCTGATCTTCGGCGTCTCGGCCAGCTACGGCGCGGTGGCCGATCCGGCGCCGTTCCTGCCGCCCTTCCTCATTCTTGCCGCGCTGACGCTGTTTCTTGCCGTGATCGGGCCGCTGGCGGCGGCGCTGGCATTGCGTCACGGGACGGATTGAGGCCTGCGGAACGTTCTCAATCTGCGGCGCCGCGCCTGATTGCGCAGCCTGCGATGCAGGGCTAAGGGAAGGCATGATCGAACGGATTGGCAAGGCAGGCGCGGAAGGCGCGCGCAGGGAGCGGTGGGCGTGAGCGCGCATGCTCTGTATGTCACCGCGGCCTATGCCATCACGGCGATCGTGCTGGCCGGGCTGATCGGCTGGGTCCTCATCGACCAGCGGGCGCGCAGGCGCGATCTTGCAGCGCTCGAAGCCTCCGGCGTGCGGCGCCGCTCCGACAAGGCCGGGACCACGAAGCCGTGAGCGTCGAAACGAAAATGCCGTCGCCGCCGCGCCGCCGCCTGTTCGTGCTCTTGCCGCTGCTGGTCTTCTTGGGCCTGGCGGGGCTGTTTCTCTCACAGCTCCTGTCCGGCCGCGACGAGTCGGAAATCCCCTCGGCCCTGATCGGCCTGCCGGCGCCGCAGACGAATCTGCCGCCGCTGGAGGGGACGAGCCTGCCGGGTCTCGATTCGAAAGCCTTCGCCGGCAAGGTGACGCTGGTCAACGTCTTCGCGTCGTGGTGCGCGCCGTGCCGGGAAGAGCATCCGGTGCTGCTGGCGCTGTCTGAGGACAAGCGCTTCACGCTTGCCGCGCTGAATTACAAGGACGAGCCGGAAAACGCCCGCCGCTTCCTCGGCGATCTCGGCAATCCGTATCAGGCGATCGGGGTCGATCCGGCCGGCCGAGCCGCGATCGACTGGGGCGTCTATGGCGTGCCGGAGACCTTCGTCATCGGCAAGGACGGCAAGATCGCCTACAAGCATGTCGGGCCGCTGACACCGGAATCGGCGAGGGATCTGCTGCTGCCGCAGATCGAGAAAGCGCTGACGGCGCGTTGATATTCAGGTGAGGCCGGCCTGCAAATGGCGGCTTCCTGCGCTTCCGGTGCTCACGTACTTTAGAGTACGCTCCGCTCCGGTTCTCGGAAACCACCATTTTCGACTCGGCCTGACCTGAATCTCAACGCGCCGTCAGGCCCCGCGCCGGGTGGCTCAGCCGTAGATCTGCTTGTGGATCTGGTAGAGCATCTCGGAGCGGTCGGCGCGCAGATCGGCGAGATCACGGCTCGACAGGTTCTCAATTTCGGCGACGAGACGGTTGTACTGGCGGCGCTTGGCGATGTTGGTGCGAGCGCGGGAGACGATGTTGTCGAAGATCATGACGAGGTTCCTTTGCTGCCGCATTCCTGCGGCGGGTTTGTTCCTCCCTTGATCGATTGCGAGCATGACATAGGAATGGTGCATTGCAAAAGAAAGATGTTGCAATGCACCATTGCAACCAGCGCATAGCCGGTTAACCGGCCGTTACCCGCATGTCGGCCCCGCAGGTCGTCGTGACAAACACGAGATAGGGTGAAGTGTCATCGTCGATCTTGCCAGATTGCTCGCCGGCTGGCTTGATCGCCCCACAGCGTCGCGCGTCCTTCATGCGCACGTGAATGCCGGGAGGAAAAGCATGACGGCCGCCGACTATGAAGTTCTCGATCCGCGTTTCTCGCGGCTGGTCAACGCCAATGAGCGGGTGGAGAAGCTGTTCACCGGATGCCGCTGGGCGGAAGGCCCTGCCTGGTTCGCCGCCGGCCGCTACCTGGTCTGGTCCGACATCCCCAACAATCGCATGCTGCGCTATGACGAGACCGACGGCAGCGTCAGCGTCTTCCGCCAGCCCTCCGGCAATTCCAACGGCAACACCGTCGACCGGGAGGGCCGGCTTCTCACCTGCGAGCATTCGGGCCGGCGCGTCAGCCGCACCGAGCATGACGGTTCCATCATCACCATCGCTGACAAATGGCGCGGCAAGCGGCTCAACTCGCCCAACGACGTCGTGGTCCGCTCCGACGGTTCGATCTGGTTCACCGATCCGGCCTACGGCATCGACAGCGACTATGAGGGCGATCATGCCGAGAGCGAGATCGGCGCCTGCAATGTCTACCGCGTCGACCCCGGCACGGGCGAGATCGATGCCGTCATCACCGACATGGTCAGGCCCAACGGGCTCGCCTTCTCGCTCGATGAAAGCCTGCTCTATATCGCCGACACGGGCCGAACGCATGGCGCCAAGAACCCGGCGCATATCCGCGTCTTCAATGTCGGCAAGGCCGGCAAGAAGATCTCGGGCGGCAAGGTCTTCGCCGACTGCACGACCGGCCTGTTCGACGGTTTTCGGCTCGACGAAAGCGGGCGCATCTGGACGAGCGCCGCCGACGGCGTCCATTGCTACGATCCCGACGGCACGCTGATCGGCAAGGTCAAGGTGCCGGAAGTGGTCGCCAACTGCGTGTTCGGCGGCGCCAAGCGCAACCGCCTCTATATCTGTGGCACCACGTCGCTCTATGTGGTCTGGCTGATGGTGAACGGCGCCAAGACGTATTGAATGTGATCGTCGCATACCGCCACGCGGATCTCGGGGGCTGAGGCAAACCTGAAGATGTCGGATGTTGGCGGGACAGCACCCCCCTCTGCCTTGCCAGGCATCTCCCCCGCAAGGGGGGAGATTGGCAGCGTCGCCTGCGGCGCTTTTCCTGCGATGTTGGTGATTTGCGAAAGCAGAACTGACATCCAATCTCCCCCCTTGCGGGGGAGATGTCCGGCAGGACAGAGGGGGGTGCGAAGGAACGCAGAGGTAGCCGATGGCCGCCGCTCAGCGGGCGCGAATGAAGGCGGCGAAGCTCTGAACCGCCTCGCGCATCGCTTGCCGGTTGGCCGGCTCCGCCAGGATCGCCTCGATCTCCGGCGGCTTCTTGCCGAGCAGCGCGATCTCGAGCGCGGCGTCCTCGTAAAGCGCGAAAGACATGGTGCGCATGATCTCGGCGAGTGCCGCCCGGGCATAGAGCGAGCGCGGCGAGGCATGCACCAGCATCGCCGGCTTGCCGACCGCGGCATCGCGCGACACCAGCCAGTCGAGCGCGTTCTTCATGCCGCCCGGCACGCCATGCGCATATTCCGGACAGGAGACGATGACGCCGTCGGCGCGGGTGACGGCATCGATCAGGGCGGCTGCTTCGCACGGCGTGCGCTCGCCCTCATCGTCGGGATTGAAGATCCGCAGCCGGCCAAGACCGTCATAAACGGTGGCGCGGCAATCCGCCGGCGCATTGGCGGCTAAAGCCGCGACAAGGGCCGAATTGGTCGAGGCGGCGCGCAGGCTGCCGGAAATGGCGAGGATTTCGATCAAGGGGATGAGCCGGACGGAACGGGTGAGTCGTTCCGAATGCTACCACATGGTCTGCCTGTAATCGTCGTCCAGCTCGCGGTCGATCTCTCCGGCGCTCTCGGCCAGCGCGAGCTGGTCGCGGATGATCTGGCCGAGCGTCGGCAGCGTTGCGCGGTCGTACCAGGTCTCCGGCTTCCACAGCTCGGAGCGCATGAAGGCCTTGGCGCAATGCATGTAGGCGGCCTTGACCGTCACCACGATGACGCTCTGCGGCTCCTTGCCGTCGACGGCCAGACGCTCGCGCAGGCCGGCATCGATGGTGATGCGGGCGTCGCCGTTGACGCGCAGCGTCTCGTTCATGCCGGGAATGAGAAACAGCAGCCCGACGGACGGATTGCGGATGATGTTTTCCAGCGTGTCCAGCCGGTTGTTGCCTGGACGGTCGGGAATGGCGATGGTGTTCTGGTCGAGGATGGCGGTGAAGCCGGGCTTGTCGCCCTTCGGCGTCACATCGGCATTGCCGGCGCCGTCCGACGAGCCGATCAGCACGAAGGGGCTCTTGCCGATGAAGGAGCGGCAGTGGACGTCGAGCGCCTTGAGCTCCTTGCGGATCGAGCCGTCGGTCGGTCGGGGCGTCTTGTAGATCGTCCTCAGCTCGTCGCGCGTGGTGAGGAATTCCATCCCGTCCCCCCTGTCTTCACGCAATTCCGAACGGAAAACCGCTGTGCGCTTTTCCTGGAATTGCTCTTTATCCTGACGCAATTCCGAACGGAAAACCGTTAAACACTTTTCCTGGAATTGCTCTACTTGCCGGCGTTCTCTTCCTTGGCTTTTTCCTCCAGCGAATG from Mesorhizobium sp. M1E.F.Ca.ET.045.02.1.1 includes the following:
- a CDS encoding SMP-30/gluconolactonase/LRE family protein, giving the protein MTAADYEVLDPRFSRLVNANERVEKLFTGCRWAEGPAWFAAGRYLVWSDIPNNRMLRYDETDGSVSVFRQPSGNSNGNTVDREGRLLTCEHSGRRVSRTEHDGSIITIADKWRGKRLNSPNDVVVRSDGSIWFTDPAYGIDSDYEGDHAESEIGACNVYRVDPGTGEIDAVITDMVRPNGLAFSLDESLLYIADTGRTHGAKNPAHIRVFNVGKAGKKISGGKVFADCTTGLFDGFRLDESGRIWTSAADGVHCYDPDGTLIGKVKVPEVVANCVFGGAKRNRLYICGTTSLYVVWLMVNGAKTY
- a CDS encoding NADPH-dependent FMN reductase gives rise to the protein MIEILAISGSLRAASTNSALVAALAANAPADCRATVYDGLGRLRIFNPDDEGERTPCEAAALIDAVTRADGVIVSCPEYAHGVPGGMKNALDWLVSRDAAVGKPAMLVHASPRSLYARAALAEIMRTMSFALYEDAALEIALLGKKPPEIEAILAEPANRQAMREAVQSFAAFIRAR
- a CDS encoding pyridoxamine 5'-phosphate oxidase family protein, giving the protein MEFLTTRDELRTIYKTPRPTDGSIRKELKALDVHCRSFIGKSPFVLIGSSDGAGNADVTPKGDKPGFTAILDQNTIAIPDRPGNNRLDTLENIIRNPSVGLLFLIPGMNETLRVNGDARITIDAGLRERLAVDGKEPQSVIVVTVKAAYMHCAKAFMRSELWKPETWYDRATLPTLGQIIRDQLALAESAGEIDRELDDDYRQTMW